In Ovis canadensis isolate MfBH-ARS-UI-01 breed Bighorn chromosome 11, ARS-UI_OviCan_v2, whole genome shotgun sequence, one genomic interval encodes:
- the MINK1 gene encoding misshapen-like kinase 1 isoform X6 produces the protein MGDPAPARSLDDIDLSALRDPAGIFELVEVVGNGTYGQVYKGRHVKTGQLAAIKVMDVTEDEEEEIKQEINMLKKYSHHRNIATYYGAFIKKSPPGNDDQLWLVMEFCGAGSVTDLVKNTKGNALKEDCIAYICREILRGLAHLHAHKVIHRDIKGQNVLLTENAEVKLVDFGVSAQLDRTVGRRNTFIGTPYWMAPEVIACDENPDATYDYRSDIWSLGITAIEMAEGAPPLCDMHPMRALFLIPRNPPPRLKSKKWSKKFIDFIDTCLIKAYLSRPPTEQLLKFPFIRDQPTERQVRIQLKDHIDRSRKKRGEKEETEYEYSGSEEEDDSHGEEGEPSSIMNVPGESTLRREFLRLQQENKSNSEALKQQQQQLQQQQQRDPEAHIKHLLHQRQRRIEEQKEERRRVEEQQRREREQRKLQEKEQQRRLEDMQALRREEERRQAEREQEYKRKQLEEQRQSERLQRQLQQEHAYLKSLQQQQQQQQLQKQQQILPGDRKPLYHYGRGVNPADKPAWAREVEERTRMNKQQNSPLAKSKPGSAGPEPPVPQASPGPPGPLSQTPPMQRPVEPQEGPHKSLQDQPTRNLAAFPASHDPDPAVPAPTATPSARGAVIRQNSDPTSEGPGPSPNPPAWVRPDNEAPPKVPQRTSSIATALNTSGAGGSRPAQAVRARPRSNSAWQIYLQRRAERGSPKPPGPPAPPPGPPNACSNPDLRRSDPGWERSDSVLPASHGHLPQAGSLERNRVGASSKLDNSPVLSPGNKAKPDDHRSRPGRPASYKRAIGEDFVLLKERILDEAPRPPKKAMDYSSSSEEVESSEDEEEESNGEPSEGSRDAPGARDGDTDSVSTMVVHDVEEIAGPQTPYGGGTMVVQRTPEEERSLLHADSNGYTNLPDVVQPSHSPTESSKGQSPPLKDGGSDYQSRGLVKAPGKSSFTMFVDLGIYQPGGSGDTIPITALVGGEGSRLDQLQYDVRKGSVVNVNPTNTRAHSETPEIRKYKKRFNSEILCAALWGVNLLVGTENGLMLLDRSGQGKVYGLIGRRRFQQMDVLEGLNLLITISGKRNKLRVYYLSWLRNKILHNDPEVEKKQGWTTVGDMEGCGHYRVVKYERIKFLVIALKNSVEVYAWAPKPYHKFMAFKSFADLPHRPLLVDLTVEEGQRLKVIYGSSAGFHAVDVDSGNSYDIYIPVHIQSQITPHAIIFLPNTDGMEMLLCYEDEGVYVNTYGRIIKDVVLQWGEMPTSVAYICSNQIMGWGEKAIEIRSVETGHLDGVFMHKRAQRLKFLCERNDKVFFASVRSGGSSQVYFMTLNRNCIMNW, from the exons GACCCTGCAGGCATCTTCGAGCTGGTAGAGGTGGTTGGCAATGGCACCTACGGACAGGTGTACAAG GGTCGGCATGTCAAGACTGGGCAGCTGGCTGCCATCAAAGTCATGGACGTCACGGAG GATGAGGAGGAAGAGATCAAACAGGAGATCAACATGTTGAAAAAATACTCTCACCACCGCAACATCGCCACCTACTACGGGGCCTTCATCAAGAAGAGCCCCCCAGGGAACGACGACCAGCTCTGG CTGGTGATGGAGTTCTGTGGTGCTGGTTCTGTAACGGACTTGGTGAAGAACACAAAAGGGAATGCCCTGAAGGAGGACTGTATAGCCTACATCTGCAGGGAGATTCTCCGG ggTCTGGCCCATCTCCACGCCCACAAGGTGATCCACCGAGACATCAAGGGGCAGAACGTGCTGCTGACAGAGAATGCCGAGGTCAAGCTAG TGGATTTCGGGGTGAGCGCACAGCTGGACCGCACCGTGGGCAGGCGGAACACGTTCATCGGGACCCCCTACTGGATGGCCCCCGAGGTCATCGCCTGTGATGAGAACCCTGATGCCACCTACGATTACAGG AGTGACATTTGGTCTCTAGGAATCACAGCCATCGAGATGGCAGAGGGAGCCCCCC ctctgtgtgacatGCACCCCATGCGAGCCCTCTTCCTTATCCCCCGGAACCCACCACCCAGGCTCAAGTCCAAGAAATG GTCTAAGAAGTTCATTGACTTCATTGACACGTGTCTCATCAAGGCTTACCTGAGCCGCCCACCCACCGAGCAGCTGCTCAAGTTCCCTTTCATCCGTGACCAGCCCACCGAGCGGCAGGTACGCATCCAGCTCAAGGACCACATTGACAGATCTCGGAAGAAGCGAGGCGAGAAAG aggagaCGGAATATGAATACAGCGGCAGCGAAGAGGAGGATGACAGCCACGGAGAGGAAGGGGAGCCAAG CTCCATCATGAACGTGCCGGGGGAGTCGACCCTCCGCCGGGAATTCCTCCGGCTCCAGCAGGAGAACAAGAGCAACTCAGAGGCtttaaagcagcagcagcagcagctgcagcagcagcaacagcgagACCCAGAGGCGCACATCAAACACCTCCTGCACCAGCGCCAGCGGCGCATCGAGGAGCAGAAGGAGGAGCGGCGGCGGGTTGAGGAG CAACAGCGGCGGGAGCGGGAGCAGCGGAAGCTACAGGAGAAGGAGCAGCAGCGGCGGCTGGAGGACATGCAGGCTCTGCGGCGGGAGGAGGAGCGGCGGCAGGCGGAGCGTGAGCAG GAATACAAGCGGAAGCAGCTGGAGGAGCAACGGCAGTCCGAGCGCCTGCAGAGGCAGCTGCAGCAGGAGCATGCCTACCTCAAgtccctgcagcagcagcagcagcagcagcagcttcagaaACAGCAGCAGATCCTGCCCGGGGACCGGAAGCCCCTGTATCACTATGGTCGGGGCGTCAACCCTGCCGACAAGCCAGCCTGGGCCCGAGAG GTGGAAGAGAGAACAAGGATGAACAAACAGCAGAACTCTCCCTTGGCCAAGAGCAAGCCAGGCAGCGCAGGGCCTGAGCCCCCCGTCCCCCAGGCCTCCCCCGGGCCCCCAGGACCCCTTTCCCAAACTCCTCCTATGCAGAGGCCGGTAGAGCCCCAGGAGGGACCGCACAAG TCCCTGCAGGACCAACCCACCCGAAACCTGGCTGCCTTCCCCGCCTCCCACGACCCCGACCCCGCCGTGCCCGCACCCACCGCCACGCCGAGTGCCCGAGGAGCTGTCATCCGGCAGAACTCAGACCCCACTTCCGAAGGGCCTGGCCCCAGCCCGAACCCCCCAGCCTGGGTCCGGCCTGATAATGAGGCCCCTCCAAAG gTGCCTCAGAGGACCTCATCAATCGCCACTGCCCTTAACACCAGTGGGGCCGGAGGGTCCCGGCCAGCGCAGGCGGTCCGTGCTAG ACCTCGCAGCAACTCCGCCTGGCAAATCTATCTGCAAAGGCGGGCAGAGCGGGGCAGCCCCAAGCCTCCAGGGCCCCCCGCTCCGCCCCCCGGCCCGCCCAACGCCTGTAG TAACCCCGACCTCAGGAGGAGCGACCCCGGCTGGGAGCGCTCAGACAGCGTCCTCCCGGCCTCTCACGGGCACCTCCCGCAAGCCGGCTCGCTGGAGCGGAACCGGGTGGGAG CCTCCTCCAAACTGGACAACTCCCCTGTGCTCTCCCCTGGAAACAAAGCCAAGCCCGATGACCACCGCTCGCGGCCAGGCCGGCCCGCA AGCTATAAGCGAGCCATTGGTGAG GATTTCGTCCTACTGAAAGAGCGGATCCTGGACGAGGCCCCCCGGCCTCCCAAGAAGGCCATGGACTACTCGTCGTCCAGCGAGGAGGTGGAGAGCAGCGAGGATGAGGAAGAGGAGAGCAATGGCGAGCCGTCAGAGGGGAGCAGAGACGCCCCTGGGGCCCG CGATGGAGACACAGACAGCGTCAGCACCATGGTGGTCCATGACGTGGAGGAGATAGCCGGGCCCCAGACCCCCTACGGGGGTGGCACCATGGTGGTCCAGCGA ACTCCCGAGGAGGAGCGCAGCCTGCTGCACGCCGACAGCAATGGCTACACAAACCTGCCAGACGTGGTCCAGCCCAGCCACTCGCCCACTGAGAGCAGCAAAGGTCAAAGCCCCCCCTTGAAGGATGGAGGCAGTGAC TACCAGTCTCGTGGGCTGGTAAAAGCCCCCGGCAAGAGCTCGTTTACGATGTTTGTGGACCTGGGGATCTACCAGCCTGGAGGCAGTGGGGACACCATTCCCATTACAG CCCTGGTTGGTGGAGAGGGCAGTCGGCTCGATCAGCTACAGTACGACGTGAGGAAAGGCTCTGTGGTCAACGTGAACCCCACCAACACCCGGGCCCACAGCGAAACCCCCGAGATTCGGAAGTACAAGAAGAGGTTCAATTCCGAGATCCTCTGTGCGGCCCTTTGGG GGGTCAACCTGCTGGTGGGCACGGAGAACGGGCTGATGCTGCTGGACCGCAGCGGGCAGGGCAAGGTGTATGGACTCATCGGGCGGCGGCGCTTCCAGCAGATGGACGTGCTGGAGGGACTCAACTTGCTCATCACCATCTCAG GGAAAAGGAACAAACTGCGGGTGTATTACCTGTCCTGGCTCCGGAACAAGATTCTGCACAATGATCCGGAAGTGGAGAAGAAGCAAGGCTGGACCACTGTGGGGGACATGGAGGGCTGCGGGCACTACCGCGTGG TGAAATACGAACGCATCAAGTTCCTGGTCATCGCCCTGAAGAACTCGGTGGAGGTGTATGCCTGGGCCCCCAAACCTTACCACAAATTCATGGCTTTCAAG TCCTTTGCTGACCTCCCGCACCGCCCTCTACTGGTGGACCTGACCGTAGAGGAGGGCCAGCGGCTCAAGGTCATCTATGGCTCCAGCGCCGGCTTCCACGCTGTGGATGTGGACTCGGGGAACAGCTACGACATCTACATCCCTGTGCAT ATCCAGAGCCAGATCACACCCCACGCCATCATCTTCCTCCCCAACACGGACGGCATGGAGATGCTGCTGTGCTACGAGGATGAGGGTGTCTATGTCAACACGTACGGCCGGATCATCAAGGACGTGGTGCTGCAGTGGGGAGAGATGCCCACCTCTGTGG CCTACATCTGCTCCAACCAGATCATGGGCTGGGGAGAGAAAGCCATTGAGATCCGCTCTGTGGAGACAGGCCACCTGGATGGGGTCTTCATGCACAAACGAGCCCAGAGGCTCAAGTTCCTGTGTGAGCGGAATGACAAG gtattTTTCGCCTCAGTCCGCTCCGGGGGCAGCAGCCAAGTTTACTTCATGACCTTGAATCGTAACTGCATCATGAACTGGTGA
- the MINK1 gene encoding misshapen-like kinase 1 isoform X5, with translation MGDPAPARSLDDIDLSALRDPAGIFELVEVVGNGTYGQVYKGRHVKTGQLAAIKVMDVTEDEEEEIKQEINMLKKYSHHRNIATYYGAFIKKSPPGNDDQLWLVMEFCGAGSVTDLVKNTKGNALKEDCIAYICREILRGLAHLHAHKVIHRDIKGQNVLLTENAEVKLVDFGVSAQLDRTVGRRNTFIGTPYWMAPEVIACDENPDATYDYRSDIWSLGITAIEMAEGAPPLCDMHPMRALFLIPRNPPPRLKSKKWSKKFIDFIDTCLIKAYLSRPPTEQLLKFPFIRDQPTERQVRIQLKDHIDRSRKKRGEKEETEYEYSGSEEEDDSHGEEGEPSSIMNVPGESTLRREFLRLQQENKSNSEALKQQQQQLQQQQQRDPEAHIKHLLHQRQRRIEEQKEERRRVEEQQRREREQRKLQEKEQQRRLEDMQALRREEERRQAEREQEYKRKQLEEQRQSERLQRQLQQEHAYLKSLQQQQQQQQLQKQQQILPGDRKPLYHYGRGVNPADKPAWAREVEERTRMNKQQNSPLAKSKPGSAGPEPPVPQASPGPPGPLSQTPPMQRPVEPQEGPHKSLQDQPTRNLAAFPASHDPDPAVPAPTATPSARGAVIRQNSDPTSEGPGPSPNPPAWVRPDNEAPPKVPQRTSSIATALNTSGAGGSRPAQAVRARPRSNSAWQIYLQRRAERGSPKPPGPPAPPPGPPNACSNPDLRRSDPGWERSDSVLPASHGHLPQAGSLERNRVGASSKLDNSPVLSPGNKAKPDDHRSRPGRPASYKRAIGEDFVLLKERILDEAPRPPKKAMDYSSSSEEVESSEDEEEESNGEPSEGSRDAPGARSDGDTDSVSTMVVHDVEEIAGPQTPYGGGTMVVQRTPEEERSLLHADSNGYTNLPDVVQPSHSPTESSKGQSPPLKDGGSDYQSRGLVKAPGKSSFTMFVDLGIYQPGGSGDTIPITALVGGEGSRLDQLQYDVRKGSVVNVNPTNTRAHSETPEIRKYKKRFNSEILCAALWGVNLLVGTENGLMLLDRSGQGKVYGLIGRRRFQQMDVLEGLNLLITISGKRNKLRVYYLSWLRNKILHNDPEVEKKQGWTTVGDMEGCGHYRVVKYERIKFLVIALKNSVEVYAWAPKPYHKFMAFKSFADLPHRPLLVDLTVEEGQRLKVIYGSSAGFHAVDVDSGNSYDIYIPVHIQSQITPHAIIFLPNTDGMEMLLCYEDEGVYVNTYGRIIKDVVLQWGEMPTSVAYICSNQIMGWGEKAIEIRSVETGHLDGVFMHKRAQRLKFLCERNDKVFFASVRSGGSSQVYFMTLNRNCIMNW, from the exons GACCCTGCAGGCATCTTCGAGCTGGTAGAGGTGGTTGGCAATGGCACCTACGGACAGGTGTACAAG GGTCGGCATGTCAAGACTGGGCAGCTGGCTGCCATCAAAGTCATGGACGTCACGGAG GATGAGGAGGAAGAGATCAAACAGGAGATCAACATGTTGAAAAAATACTCTCACCACCGCAACATCGCCACCTACTACGGGGCCTTCATCAAGAAGAGCCCCCCAGGGAACGACGACCAGCTCTGG CTGGTGATGGAGTTCTGTGGTGCTGGTTCTGTAACGGACTTGGTGAAGAACACAAAAGGGAATGCCCTGAAGGAGGACTGTATAGCCTACATCTGCAGGGAGATTCTCCGG ggTCTGGCCCATCTCCACGCCCACAAGGTGATCCACCGAGACATCAAGGGGCAGAACGTGCTGCTGACAGAGAATGCCGAGGTCAAGCTAG TGGATTTCGGGGTGAGCGCACAGCTGGACCGCACCGTGGGCAGGCGGAACACGTTCATCGGGACCCCCTACTGGATGGCCCCCGAGGTCATCGCCTGTGATGAGAACCCTGATGCCACCTACGATTACAGG AGTGACATTTGGTCTCTAGGAATCACAGCCATCGAGATGGCAGAGGGAGCCCCCC ctctgtgtgacatGCACCCCATGCGAGCCCTCTTCCTTATCCCCCGGAACCCACCACCCAGGCTCAAGTCCAAGAAATG GTCTAAGAAGTTCATTGACTTCATTGACACGTGTCTCATCAAGGCTTACCTGAGCCGCCCACCCACCGAGCAGCTGCTCAAGTTCCCTTTCATCCGTGACCAGCCCACCGAGCGGCAGGTACGCATCCAGCTCAAGGACCACATTGACAGATCTCGGAAGAAGCGAGGCGAGAAAG aggagaCGGAATATGAATACAGCGGCAGCGAAGAGGAGGATGACAGCCACGGAGAGGAAGGGGAGCCAAG CTCCATCATGAACGTGCCGGGGGAGTCGACCCTCCGCCGGGAATTCCTCCGGCTCCAGCAGGAGAACAAGAGCAACTCAGAGGCtttaaagcagcagcagcagcagctgcagcagcagcaacagcgagACCCAGAGGCGCACATCAAACACCTCCTGCACCAGCGCCAGCGGCGCATCGAGGAGCAGAAGGAGGAGCGGCGGCGGGTTGAGGAG CAACAGCGGCGGGAGCGGGAGCAGCGGAAGCTACAGGAGAAGGAGCAGCAGCGGCGGCTGGAGGACATGCAGGCTCTGCGGCGGGAGGAGGAGCGGCGGCAGGCGGAGCGTGAGCAG GAATACAAGCGGAAGCAGCTGGAGGAGCAACGGCAGTCCGAGCGCCTGCAGAGGCAGCTGCAGCAGGAGCATGCCTACCTCAAgtccctgcagcagcagcagcagcagcagcagcttcagaaACAGCAGCAGATCCTGCCCGGGGACCGGAAGCCCCTGTATCACTATGGTCGGGGCGTCAACCCTGCCGACAAGCCAGCCTGGGCCCGAGAG GTGGAAGAGAGAACAAGGATGAACAAACAGCAGAACTCTCCCTTGGCCAAGAGCAAGCCAGGCAGCGCAGGGCCTGAGCCCCCCGTCCCCCAGGCCTCCCCCGGGCCCCCAGGACCCCTTTCCCAAACTCCTCCTATGCAGAGGCCGGTAGAGCCCCAGGAGGGACCGCACAAG TCCCTGCAGGACCAACCCACCCGAAACCTGGCTGCCTTCCCCGCCTCCCACGACCCCGACCCCGCCGTGCCCGCACCCACCGCCACGCCGAGTGCCCGAGGAGCTGTCATCCGGCAGAACTCAGACCCCACTTCCGAAGGGCCTGGCCCCAGCCCGAACCCCCCAGCCTGGGTCCGGCCTGATAATGAGGCCCCTCCAAAG gTGCCTCAGAGGACCTCATCAATCGCCACTGCCCTTAACACCAGTGGGGCCGGAGGGTCCCGGCCAGCGCAGGCGGTCCGTGCTAG ACCTCGCAGCAACTCCGCCTGGCAAATCTATCTGCAAAGGCGGGCAGAGCGGGGCAGCCCCAAGCCTCCAGGGCCCCCCGCTCCGCCCCCCGGCCCGCCCAACGCCTGTAG TAACCCCGACCTCAGGAGGAGCGACCCCGGCTGGGAGCGCTCAGACAGCGTCCTCCCGGCCTCTCACGGGCACCTCCCGCAAGCCGGCTCGCTGGAGCGGAACCGGGTGGGAG CCTCCTCCAAACTGGACAACTCCCCTGTGCTCTCCCCTGGAAACAAAGCCAAGCCCGATGACCACCGCTCGCGGCCAGGCCGGCCCGCA AGCTATAAGCGAGCCATTGGTGAG GATTTCGTCCTACTGAAAGAGCGGATCCTGGACGAGGCCCCCCGGCCTCCCAAGAAGGCCATGGACTACTCGTCGTCCAGCGAGGAGGTGGAGAGCAGCGAGGATGAGGAAGAGGAGAGCAATGGCGAGCCGTCAGAGGGGAGCAGAGACGCCCCTGGGGCCCG CAGCGATGGAGACACAGACAGCGTCAGCACCATGGTGGTCCATGACGTGGAGGAGATAGCCGGGCCCCAGACCCCCTACGGGGGTGGCACCATGGTGGTCCAGCGA ACTCCCGAGGAGGAGCGCAGCCTGCTGCACGCCGACAGCAATGGCTACACAAACCTGCCAGACGTGGTCCAGCCCAGCCACTCGCCCACTGAGAGCAGCAAAGGTCAAAGCCCCCCCTTGAAGGATGGAGGCAGTGAC TACCAGTCTCGTGGGCTGGTAAAAGCCCCCGGCAAGAGCTCGTTTACGATGTTTGTGGACCTGGGGATCTACCAGCCTGGAGGCAGTGGGGACACCATTCCCATTACAG CCCTGGTTGGTGGAGAGGGCAGTCGGCTCGATCAGCTACAGTACGACGTGAGGAAAGGCTCTGTGGTCAACGTGAACCCCACCAACACCCGGGCCCACAGCGAAACCCCCGAGATTCGGAAGTACAAGAAGAGGTTCAATTCCGAGATCCTCTGTGCGGCCCTTTGGG GGGTCAACCTGCTGGTGGGCACGGAGAACGGGCTGATGCTGCTGGACCGCAGCGGGCAGGGCAAGGTGTATGGACTCATCGGGCGGCGGCGCTTCCAGCAGATGGACGTGCTGGAGGGACTCAACTTGCTCATCACCATCTCAG GGAAAAGGAACAAACTGCGGGTGTATTACCTGTCCTGGCTCCGGAACAAGATTCTGCACAATGATCCGGAAGTGGAGAAGAAGCAAGGCTGGACCACTGTGGGGGACATGGAGGGCTGCGGGCACTACCGCGTGG TGAAATACGAACGCATCAAGTTCCTGGTCATCGCCCTGAAGAACTCGGTGGAGGTGTATGCCTGGGCCCCCAAACCTTACCACAAATTCATGGCTTTCAAG TCCTTTGCTGACCTCCCGCACCGCCCTCTACTGGTGGACCTGACCGTAGAGGAGGGCCAGCGGCTCAAGGTCATCTATGGCTCCAGCGCCGGCTTCCACGCTGTGGATGTGGACTCGGGGAACAGCTACGACATCTACATCCCTGTGCAT ATCCAGAGCCAGATCACACCCCACGCCATCATCTTCCTCCCCAACACGGACGGCATGGAGATGCTGCTGTGCTACGAGGATGAGGGTGTCTATGTCAACACGTACGGCCGGATCATCAAGGACGTGGTGCTGCAGTGGGGAGAGATGCCCACCTCTGTGG CCTACATCTGCTCCAACCAGATCATGGGCTGGGGAGAGAAAGCCATTGAGATCCGCTCTGTGGAGACAGGCCACCTGGATGGGGTCTTCATGCACAAACGAGCCCAGAGGCTCAAGTTCCTGTGTGAGCGGAATGACAAG gtattTTTCGCCTCAGTCCGCTCCGGGGGCAGCAGCCAAGTTTACTTCATGACCTTGAATCGTAACTGCATCATGAACTGGTGA